A genome region from Chlorobaculum tepidum TLS includes the following:
- a CDS encoding arginine repressor: MNKASRQKKIRELIENHEVSGQQELLGMLEKEGIVVAQATLSRDFAEMGVVRNRTSDGGYRLAVPEEPQVDIIKGLVGMEVLSVASNETSIIIRTLPGRAHGVGSFLDRLTNDNILGTIAGDDTVLVIPSTVRKISSVKSYIQKILSQP, encoded by the coding sequence ATGAACAAGGCCAGCAGGCAGAAAAAGATCAGGGAACTGATCGAAAACCATGAGGTCTCGGGACAGCAGGAGCTGCTCGGTATGCTCGAAAAGGAGGGCATCGTGGTCGCCCAGGCTACCCTGTCCAGGGATTTCGCTGAAATGGGGGTCGTCCGGAACCGCACGTCGGACGGCGGCTACCGGCTCGCTGTGCCCGAAGAGCCGCAGGTGGATATCATCAAGGGGCTGGTCGGCATGGAGGTGCTCTCGGTAGCGTCGAACGAAACTTCGATCATCATTCGCACCCTGCCGGGGCGCGCACATGGCGTCGGCTCGTTCCTCGACCGGCTCACCAACGACAACATTCTCGGCACCATCGCCGGAGACGACACGGTGCTGGTGATTCCGTCCACGGTCAGGAAAATTTCGTCCGTCAAATCATATATTCAGAAAATTCTTTCACAACCATAA
- a CDS encoding argininosuccinate synthase — MSKEKIAVAYSGGLDTSVMIKWLKDKYEGAEIVAVTGNLGQKMEVDNLEQKAIATGAKSFHFVDLRKTFVEEYIWKALKAGALYEDVYPLATALGRPLLAKALVDVALAEGCTMLTHGCTGKGNDQVRFEVAFAALAPHMKVVAPLREWEFTSREQEIAYAMEHNIPVSATKKNPYSIDENIWGISIECGVLEDPMVAPPADAYQITTAPELAPDEPTVVDIEFAQGVPVALDGQQMEGLDLIVRLNELGAMNGVGRLDMIENRVVGIKSREIYEAPAATILHFAHRELERLTLEKSVFQYKRNIGQDYANLIYNGTWFSPMRKALDAFVDETQKPVTGMVRIKLYKGSMTLLGRTSPNSLYNEALATYTEADTFDHKSAEGFIKIYGLGLKTFHEVNKSE; from the coding sequence ATGAGCAAGGAAAAAATTGCGGTCGCCTACTCCGGCGGCCTTGACACGTCAGTCATGATCAAATGGCTGAAGGACAAGTATGAAGGGGCGGAAATCGTTGCCGTCACGGGCAACCTCGGCCAGAAGATGGAGGTCGACAACCTCGAACAGAAAGCCATAGCCACCGGCGCAAAGTCGTTCCACTTCGTCGATCTGCGCAAAACCTTCGTCGAAGAGTACATCTGGAAAGCACTAAAAGCTGGCGCGTTGTACGAGGATGTGTACCCACTGGCCACTGCGCTCGGACGCCCGCTGCTCGCCAAGGCGCTCGTCGATGTGGCGCTCGCCGAAGGGTGCACCATGCTCACCCACGGCTGCACCGGTAAGGGCAACGACCAGGTGCGCTTCGAGGTCGCCTTCGCCGCGCTCGCCCCGCATATGAAGGTGGTCGCCCCGCTGCGCGAGTGGGAGTTCACCTCACGCGAGCAGGAGATCGCCTACGCGATGGAGCACAACATCCCGGTTTCGGCGACCAAGAAAAATCCCTACTCGATCGACGAGAACATCTGGGGCATCAGCATCGAGTGCGGCGTGCTCGAAGATCCGATGGTCGCTCCCCCGGCTGACGCCTACCAGATCACTACGGCTCCCGAACTTGCACCCGACGAGCCGACCGTTGTCGATATCGAGTTTGCCCAGGGGGTGCCCGTGGCGCTCGACGGCCAGCAGATGGAGGGTCTCGACCTCATCGTCAGACTCAACGAACTCGGCGCGATGAACGGCGTCGGCAGGCTCGACATGATCGAGAACCGTGTCGTCGGCATCAAGTCTCGCGAAATCTACGAAGCCCCGGCAGCCACCATCCTGCACTTCGCCCACCGCGAGCTCGAACGCCTCACGCTCGAAAAGTCGGTCTTCCAGTACAAGCGCAATATCGGCCAGGACTACGCCAACCTCATCTACAACGGCACCTGGTTCTCGCCAATGCGCAAAGCGCTCGACGCCTTTGTGGACGAGACGCAGAAGCCGGTCACCGGCATGGTCAGAATCAAGCTCTACAAAGGCTCGATGACCCTGCTCGGCCGCACCTCGCCCAACTCGCTCTACAACGAAGCGCTGGCCACCTATACCGAAGCCGATACCTTCGACCACAAATCTGCCGAAGGTTTCATCAAAATCTACGGATTGGGCCTGAAGACTTTCCACGAGGTAAACAAGAGCGAGTGA
- a CDS encoding amidohydrolase family protein produces the protein MRYFYDSHCHMMNLSHPNLSAIIKRIYNDSIKPLLLKYSVYLKAALLLLLFVIPVVVITLLLTGHFVVIKWILYAVSLIAVILFVFVVVKFGDKKKREIEISKIKSNLLDKVKEKLANVMNLLAAMETDIGDCLIQMEEELRKKIPLNNVLVISGNGEKKEYDKIVLTPLIMDFGLKDSGKTNLIYKVRWKPIVAQVEDLCIGIRDYYLYRDKYITGHAEPLFQIIPFMGINTQNYYSEKDNTTGKSISVSLVQLLDKNFSEFKYDTSPQMRRKKIDAVNWRQFNGDIESIGSYYFLGIKVYPPLGFDPWPEDDIERAKVCYLYQYCIDHNIPITAHCSPGGFLVDDDFKNFSSPYKWEQVLDYTDEKNNKPFERLRLNLAHFGGADSKVWRKKIADMILKKDTVSSKYKYENLYTDISYQGVDKKSYDALKDLLDRYDSAERARLIERLIFGSDFMINLQDINSYSQYLDFFFKTNALTLEEKDMLCNKNAERFLFVG, from the coding sequence ATGAGATATTTTTATGATTCACATTGCCATATGATGAATCTGAGCCATCCCAATCTCAGCGCGATTATCAAAAGGATTTATAATGACAGCATAAAACCTCTGTTGTTGAAGTACTCTGTGTATCTGAAAGCAGCTTTGCTCTTGCTTCTTTTTGTTATTCCGGTTGTTGTTATAACACTCTTGCTGACCGGTCATTTTGTGGTTATCAAGTGGATACTTTATGCTGTTTCCCTGATCGCCGTGATCTTGTTTGTATTTGTCGTGGTTAAATTTGGAGATAAAAAGAAAAGGGAAATAGAAATTTCCAAGATAAAGTCAAACTTGCTCGATAAGGTAAAGGAGAAGCTTGCCAATGTTATGAATTTGCTGGCAGCAATGGAAACGGATATAGGGGATTGTCTTATCCAGATGGAAGAGGAGTTAAGAAAAAAAATACCATTGAATAATGTTCTTGTTATTTCTGGAAATGGTGAAAAAAAAGAGTATGATAAAATAGTATTGACCCCTCTCATTATGGATTTTGGATTAAAGGATTCCGGAAAAACGAATCTTATATACAAGGTCAGATGGAAGCCGATTGTTGCGCAGGTGGAGGATTTATGTATAGGAATAAGAGATTATTACCTTTATCGTGATAAATATATCACCGGGCACGCAGAACCGCTTTTTCAGATCATTCCATTCATGGGGATCAACACGCAGAATTATTATTCTGAAAAAGACAATACAACAGGTAAAAGTATTTCAGTCAGCCTTGTACAGCTTTTGGATAAAAACTTTAGTGAATTTAAATATGACACATCACCTCAGATGAGGCGTAAAAAAATAGATGCTGTCAATTGGCGTCAATTCAATGGTGACATTGAGTCAATTGGTTCTTACTATTTTTTAGGTATCAAAGTCTATCCTCCTCTTGGTTTCGATCCCTGGCCTGAAGATGATATTGAGCGTGCGAAAGTCTGTTACCTGTATCAATATTGTATAGATCACAATATTCCGATAACCGCGCATTGTAGTCCGGGCGGATTTCTTGTGGATGATGATTTTAAAAATTTCTCTAGTCCATATAAGTGGGAGCAGGTACTTGATTATACTGACGAAAAAAATAACAAGCCATTTGAAAGATTGAGACTCAATTTGGCTCATTTTGGCGGTGCGGATAGCAAGGTGTGGCGCAAGAAAATTGCTGATATGATTCTCAAAAAGGATACTGTTTCAAGCAAGTACAAGTATGAAAATCTTTATACCGATATTTCATATCAGGGAGTTGATAAAAAATCTTATGATGCACTAAAAGACTTGTTGGATCGGTATGATTCAGCAGAAAGAGCGCGACTGATTGAGCGTCTGATCTTCGGATCAGACTTTATGATTAACTTGCAGGATATAAACTCGTATAGTCAATATCTCGACTTTTTCTTCAAAACCAATGCGCTGACGCTGGAAGAGAAAGATATGCTGTGTAACAAGAATGCCGAGAGATTTTTGTTTGTCGGGTAA
- a CDS encoding nuclear transport factor 2 family protein: protein MIETYHLAWASGDFATARNCLADDLYFRESVDTFTKADDFIAALTGFRQMVQSVELLQQFYDEAGAALLYDCHTASPAGVIRTAEFFTLTGD, encoded by the coding sequence CTGATCGAAACCTACCATCTCGCCTGGGCAAGCGGGGATTTTGCCACGGCTCGTAACTGCCTTGCCGATGACCTTTATTTCAGAGAAAGTGTGGATACGTTTACCAAAGCCGACGATTTCATCGCTGCACTGACCGGATTTCGGCAGATGGTACAGAGCGTGGAACTATTGCAGCAGTTTTACGATGAAGCCGGCGCGGCGTTGTTGTATGATTGCCATACGGCCTCTCCCGCCGGGGTTATTCGCACCGCAGAATTCTTTACCCTTACCGGTGATTGA
- a CDS encoding SOUL family heme-binding protein, which translates to MKTVMLMLTSLLMAGCSVLGKREAAEPPYELLKHDGAFEVRRYGPMVIAETILDEKSYSAASGKGFNRLAGYIFGKNRSKTSISMTAPVLQERSSEKISMTAPVLQQPQKGGWSMAFVLPEGFTLQSAPEPLDPEVKLRELPPSTIAVVTFSGLHSAANLEKYSRQLQAWLKKQGYRALSEPKLASYDPPWTIPFLRRNEVQIRIEPDHGESGKE; encoded by the coding sequence ATGAAAACCGTCATGCTGATGCTGACAAGCCTGTTGATGGCCGGATGCTCCGTGCTGGGAAAGCGGGAGGCCGCAGAGCCGCCCTACGAACTGCTGAAACACGATGGCGCGTTTGAAGTACGTCGTTATGGGCCTATGGTGATCGCTGAAACCATCCTCGACGAAAAGAGTTACAGTGCCGCAAGCGGCAAGGGATTCAACCGGCTTGCCGGATATATTTTCGGCAAGAACAGGTCAAAAACGTCGATCAGCATGACCGCGCCGGTTTTGCAGGAGCGCAGCAGCGAAAAAATATCCATGACGGCGCCGGTTCTGCAGCAACCACAAAAAGGCGGATGGAGCATGGCGTTCGTGCTTCCCGAGGGTTTTACCCTCCAGTCTGCCCCCGAACCACTCGATCCCGAAGTGAAGCTCCGGGAGCTGCCACCATCAACGATTGCCGTGGTCACCTTCTCGGGCCTGCACTCCGCCGCCAATCTTGAAAAGTACAGCAGGCAACTGCAAGCCTGGCTCAAAAAACAGGGATATCGCGCACTTTCGGAACCAAAGCTCGCCTCGTACGATCCGCCATGGACCATTCCCTTCCTGAGGCGTAACGAAGTGCAGATCAGGATTGAGCCCGATCACGGTGAATCCGGCAAAGAGTGA